From one Halosimplex rubrum genomic stretch:
- a CDS encoding ribbon-helix-helix domain-containing protein: MPKISVEVPEELLDDMDEHVGEDGKFVNRSEAIRASMRKTLDMLDDIDARQGRLEDDE, encoded by the coding sequence ATGCCCAAGATCAGCGTGGAGGTGCCCGAGGAGTTGCTGGACGACATGGACGAGCACGTCGGGGAGGACGGCAAGTTCGTCAACCGGAGCGAGGCGATCCGGGCGTCGATGCGAAAGACCCTCGACATGCTCGACGACATCGACGCCCGGCAGGGCCGCCTGGAGGACGACGAGTGA
- a CDS encoding alcohol dehydrogenase catalytic domain-containing protein, with the protein MRAAAFTDLVGPEGVRVVDQPDPEPARGEAVVDVEACSINRHDLWILEGDSAMVDADDLPFVSGLDVAGTVREAAPDVTGVEPGDRVVLCPNETCGRCRFCREGPENMCERFSLYHGGLAERARVTADRLVALPDGVDTTTAAALPTAYMTAYRMLRRADVTTGDRVFVPGATGGVGVAAVQLCDALGIETVGTSRSAAKLDRVREVGLDRGIESADTDEIEAAIDEPVDAVVNHLGGEYSNLGQSVLRRGGTMVVCGRTAGGTSEFDVADLFLGHKRIVGSTMGTQSDLERLVAFVEDGRLDPVVDETYPLAETGAAFAAMQERESVGKLVVVS; encoded by the coding sequence ATGCGAGCCGCAGCGTTCACCGACCTCGTCGGACCGGAGGGCGTGCGCGTCGTCGACCAGCCCGACCCCGAACCCGCCCGGGGCGAAGCCGTCGTCGACGTCGAGGCCTGTTCGATCAACCGCCACGACCTGTGGATCCTCGAAGGCGACTCCGCGATGGTCGACGCCGACGACCTCCCGTTCGTCTCGGGACTCGACGTCGCCGGGACGGTCCGCGAGGCGGCCCCCGACGTGACCGGCGTCGAACCGGGCGACCGCGTCGTCCTCTGTCCCAACGAGACGTGCGGGCGGTGTCGGTTCTGTCGCGAGGGGCCGGAGAACATGTGCGAGCGCTTCTCGCTGTACCACGGCGGGCTGGCCGAGCGGGCCCGGGTGACGGCCGACCGACTCGTCGCCCTCCCCGACGGCGTGGACACCACGACCGCCGCCGCGCTCCCGACGGCGTACATGACTGCCTACCGGATGTTGCGACGCGCCGACGTGACGACCGGCGACCGCGTGTTCGTCCCCGGCGCGACCGGCGGCGTCGGCGTCGCGGCGGTCCAACTGTGCGACGCCCTCGGTATCGAGACGGTCGGCACCTCTCGCTCGGCCGCGAAACTCGACCGCGTCCGCGAGGTCGGGCTCGATCGCGGGATCGAATCGGCCGACACCGACGAGATCGAAGCCGCGATCGACGAGCCGGTCGACGCCGTCGTCAACCACCTCGGCGGCGAGTACTCGAACCTGGGCCAGTCCGTCCTCCGTCGGGGCGGAACCATGGTCGTCTGCGGCCGCACCGCCGGCGGGACCTCCGAGTTCGACGTGGCCGACCTCTTCCTCGGGCACAAGCGGATCGTCGGCTCGACGATGGGCACCCAGTCCGACCTGGAGCGGCTGGTCGCGTTCGTCGAAGACGGCCGTCTGGACCCCGTGGTCGACGAGACCTACCCGCTGGCCGAGACCGGCGCGGCCTTCGCGGCGATGCAAGAACGGGAGAGCGTCGGGAAGCTGGTGGTGGTATCGTAG
- a CDS encoding universal stress protein has product MTPSHVLVPLDGSPLADEALAHALETFDCRITVLNVVTPLDASMSEGGVLEPDERRREDARERTQSLVESARGAAAEGDRTVETVVETGDPAETILAAAEDMDVDQIVMGGHGGDRSDIGRRLLGTVATTVVGEAPVTVTVVR; this is encoded by the coding sequence ATGACCCCCTCGCACGTGCTCGTCCCGCTCGACGGGTCACCGCTGGCCGACGAGGCGCTCGCCCACGCGCTGGAGACGTTCGACTGCCGGATCACCGTCCTGAACGTCGTCACGCCGCTCGACGCCTCGATGAGCGAGGGCGGCGTCCTCGAACCCGACGAGCGGCGCCGCGAAGACGCCCGCGAGCGTACTCAGTCGCTGGTCGAGAGCGCCCGCGGGGCCGCCGCCGAGGGCGACCGAACCGTCGAGACGGTCGTCGAGACCGGCGACCCAGCCGAGACGATCCTGGCGGCCGCCGAGGATATGGACGTCGACCAGATCGTCATGGGCGGCCACGGGGGCGACCGCTCCGATATCGGCCGCCGGCTCCTCGGGACCGTCGCGACGACCGTCGTCGGCGAGGCGCCCGTGACCGTGACCGTCGTTCGGTGA
- a CDS encoding Gfo/Idh/MocA family protein, with product MADSLRYGIVGCAGIGNTHAEAVAEVDGADLVACADLDADAAEAFADDHDVARTFEDPATMVAEADIDAASVCTPSGTHADVTADLADAGAHVLCEKPLDVTAERVDRMVAACDEAGVTLAGVFQRRFDPAVRRAKRAVEDGEIGRPVLADTHLKWFRPQAYYDSSGWRGTREMDGGAFMNQGIHSLDALQWVMGGVESVQAEAAALARDLECEDTGAMTLRFESGAVGTVAVTMATKGGTDRTEINGTDGSLALGGNGIEVRVGTGEETLWGAETESRDPAVESAAHPAGTDHEGVVRDFVDAVREGREPEAPAREARAAVDIVLAAYRSAETGERVALDEVRSD from the coding sequence ATGGCTGACTCACTGCGATACGGGATCGTCGGCTGCGCCGGCATCGGCAACACCCACGCCGAAGCGGTCGCCGAGGTCGACGGCGCCGACCTGGTCGCCTGCGCGGATCTGGACGCCGACGCCGCCGAGGCGTTCGCCGACGACCACGACGTGGCCCGCACCTTCGAAGACCCGGCGACGATGGTCGCCGAGGCGGATATCGACGCCGCGAGCGTCTGCACGCCGAGCGGGACCCACGCCGACGTGACGGCCGACCTCGCCGACGCCGGGGCGCACGTCCTCTGCGAGAAACCGCTGGACGTGACCGCCGAACGGGTCGATCGCATGGTCGCGGCCTGCGACGAGGCGGGCGTCACGCTGGCCGGCGTCTTCCAGCGGCGGTTCGACCCGGCGGTCCGTCGCGCGAAGCGCGCGGTCGAGGACGGCGAGATCGGCCGGCCGGTGCTGGCGGACACCCACCTCAAGTGGTTCCGTCCGCAGGCGTACTACGATTCGTCGGGGTGGCGCGGCACCCGCGAGATGGACGGCGGCGCGTTCATGAACCAGGGGATCCACTCGCTGGACGCCCTGCAGTGGGTCATGGGCGGCGTCGAGTCCGTGCAGGCCGAAGCGGCCGCGCTCGCCCGCGACCTGGAATGTGAGGACACCGGCGCCATGACGCTGCGCTTCGAGAGCGGCGCCGTCGGGACCGTCGCCGTCACGATGGCGACCAAGGGCGGCACCGACCGCACGGAGATCAACGGTACCGACGGGTCGCTCGCGCTCGGCGGCAACGGGATCGAGGTCCGCGTCGGCACCGGCGAGGAGACGCTGTGGGGCGCCGAGACCGAGTCGCGGGACCCGGCGGTCGAGAGCGCGGCGCACCCGGCCGGCACCGACCACGAGGGCGTCGTCCGGGACTTCGTCGACGCGGTCCGCGAGGGTCGCGAACCCGAGGCCCCCGCCCGCGAGGCCCGCGCCGCCGTCGACATCGTCCTCGCCGCCTACCGCTCCGCCGAAACCGGCGAGCGCGTCGCCCTCGACGAGGTCCGGAGCGACTGA
- the larE gene encoding ATP-dependent sacrificial sulfur transferase LarE, protein MSTSVADKLAAARADLADRDGVLVAFSGGVDSSAVAAIAHDALGDDAVACTAKSETLPDAELDDARRVAEEIGIRHEVVEFSELDSQAFVENGDDRCYHCRTMRLGAMFDHAEELGIDVVCDGTNASDPGEGHRPGLQAVEELDAYSPLLEHDLVKSEVREIADDYGLSVADKPSMACLSSRIPTGLEVTEERLGRIEQAETVLRTWGFEQFRVRDHDGIARIEVGEDELEDALDPEFVRAARQYIGELGFDHVTLDLDGYRTGSVSPADEEAPDEPETDDDGDDDSAVEDVFGTDYPTADEI, encoded by the coding sequence ATGAGCACTTCGGTCGCCGACAAGCTCGCCGCCGCGCGCGCCGACCTGGCCGACCGCGACGGCGTCCTCGTCGCCTTCTCCGGCGGCGTGGACTCCAGCGCAGTCGCCGCCATCGCCCACGACGCGCTCGGCGACGACGCCGTCGCCTGCACGGCCAAAAGCGAGACGCTCCCCGACGCCGAACTCGACGACGCCCGCCGCGTCGCCGAGGAGATCGGCATCCGCCACGAGGTCGTCGAGTTCTCCGAGCTCGACAGCCAGGCGTTCGTCGAGAACGGTGACGACCGCTGTTATCACTGCCGCACCATGCGGCTGGGCGCGATGTTCGACCACGCCGAGGAACTGGGCATCGACGTGGTCTGCGACGGCACCAACGCCTCCGACCCCGGCGAGGGTCACCGCCCGGGACTCCAGGCCGTCGAGGAGCTCGACGCCTACTCGCCGCTGCTGGAGCACGACCTCGTCAAGTCGGAAGTCCGGGAGATCGCCGACGACTACGGCCTCTCCGTCGCGGACAAGCCCTCGATGGCCTGTCTCTCCTCGCGCATCCCCACCGGCCTGGAGGTCACCGAGGAGCGGCTCGGCCGCATCGAGCAGGCCGAGACCGTCCTGCGGACGTGGGGCTTCGAGCAGTTCCGCGTGCGCGACCACGACGGTATCGCCCGCATCGAGGTCGGCGAGGACGAACTCGAAGACGCGCTCGACCCGGAGTTCGTCCGCGCCGCCCGCCAGTACATCGGCGAACTCGGCTTCGACCACGTGACGCTGGACCTCGACGGCTACCGCACCGGCAGCGTCAGCCCCGCCGACGAGGAAGCACCCGACGAACCGGAGACCGACGACGACGGCGACGACGATTCCGCCGTCGAGGACGTGTTCGGCACCGACTACCCGACCGCAGATGAGATCTGA
- a CDS encoding transcription initiation factor IIB, which yields MSTTVTACPECEGSLRSDDSETVCANCGLVVAEDNIDHGPEWRSFEDDDTNRERTGAPLTRSRHDRGLSTEIGRSTRLKGRKRRRMARLRRQHNRTKVGSKAERNQVYGFTEIRRLVGSLGLSDHIRDRACVLFESAQDEDLLRGRSLEGFAAATVYATCRTAEVSRTVDEVVADARASKAELSAAYDALNRELGLPTGPIDPAEYLARFASELDLPQDLEGRARELVERARDLGHVDGRNPAGVAAGCLYTAADERTYPLTQAEAADAADVTPVTLRATYQALTDD from the coding sequence ATGAGCACGACAGTGACCGCGTGCCCGGAATGCGAGGGGAGTCTGCGAAGCGACGACAGCGAGACGGTCTGTGCCAACTGCGGCCTCGTCGTGGCCGAGGACAACATCGACCACGGCCCGGAGTGGCGCTCGTTCGAAGACGACGACACCAACCGCGAACGCACGGGCGCTCCGCTCACCCGGTCGCGCCACGACCGCGGACTCTCGACGGAGATCGGCCGGTCGACCCGTCTCAAGGGTCGCAAACGCCGGCGGATGGCCCGCCTGCGCCGTCAGCACAACCGCACGAAGGTCGGCTCGAAGGCCGAGCGCAACCAGGTGTACGGCTTCACGGAGATCCGCCGGCTCGTCGGCTCGCTCGGCCTCTCCGACCACATCCGCGACCGGGCCTGTGTCCTCTTCGAGTCCGCCCAGGACGAGGACCTGCTCCGCGGGCGCTCGTTGGAGGGGTTCGCCGCCGCGACCGTCTACGCCACCTGCCGCACGGCCGAGGTCTCCCGTACCGTCGACGAGGTCGTCGCCGACGCCCGTGCGTCGAAGGCCGAACTCTCGGCGGCGTACGACGCCCTGAATCGCGAACTCGGCCTCCCGACCGGCCCGATCGACCCCGCGGAGTACCTCGCGCGGTTCGCCAGCGAGCTGGACCTCCCGCAGGATCTGGAGGGCCGCGCCCGCGAGCTGGTCGAGCGCGCCCGCGACCTGGGCCACGTCGACGGCCGCAACCCCGCCGGCGTCGCCGCCGGCTGTCTCTACACCGCCGCCGACGAGCGGACCTACCCGCTCACCCAGGCCGAAGCGGCCGACGCCGCCGACGTGACGCCGGTCACGCTGCGGGCGACCTACCAGGCGCTGACCGACGACTGA
- a CDS encoding MutS-related protein → MDIETIPGVGEKTAAALSELDDPERALRDGDVAALGRAPGISDGRAARIARAAIRREHGDPGGFAATPRAQEIYRDALDLVGDHAVTRYAERRLETFYPSPSRTRVEEAREFAARAMERDPDDEVRGALAGVEPLESPPSVRVRDRCLATTDAETYARAQDALPEVSVEIVDDARGLADLARGYATVVALDDAFTGVEVDGDVRVEPDALDDPATVVPERTLAFFAHNRDRLRAAVEVHRVAEMDPPCDLDELADALARIDDDGDVADDDRLERLQTAVDDLDAAVSTAESVANDRLRAAIEERDVTIEGADLLSLVEQGAGVDSLLQRELADEYAEAVDDARDHLVDALGLDDYADMARRAFPDQPTFPVERDEAVVSRLREELTTARDRRATRLKREVATDLADAREDAEALAEAALELDVELAIARFAREYDCTMPEVGGEGIAIEGGRSPLLDVAYGEVDPVDYGVEGVALLTGVNSGGKTSVLDLVALTVTLAHMGLPVPADSARVEHVEELHYHAKTQGTLDAGAFESTLREFGSLVDDIRSGDGGSVVVLVDELESITEPGASAKIMAGILEAFDATDATAVFVTHLAREIRDAARTELAVDGIEAEGLVDGELVVDRSPVKDVLARSTPELIVEKLADERDGFYVELLEKFE, encoded by the coding sequence ATGGACATCGAGACGATCCCCGGGGTCGGCGAGAAGACGGCCGCGGCGCTGTCGGAACTCGACGACCCCGAGCGGGCGCTCCGCGACGGGGACGTGGCCGCGCTGGGCCGGGCCCCGGGCATCAGCGACGGCCGCGCCGCCCGCATCGCCCGCGCCGCCATCCGCCGCGAGCACGGCGATCCGGGGGGGTTCGCCGCCACGCCGCGCGCCCAGGAGATCTACCGCGACGCCCTCGATCTGGTCGGCGACCACGCCGTCACCCGCTACGCCGAGCGCCGCCTGGAGACGTTCTACCCCTCCCCCTCCCGCACCCGGGTCGAGGAGGCCCGCGAGTTCGCGGCTCGCGCGATGGAACGCGACCCCGACGACGAGGTCCGCGGCGCGCTGGCCGGGGTCGAACCCCTCGAATCACCGCCGAGCGTCCGCGTCCGGGACCGCTGTCTCGCCACGACCGACGCCGAGACCTACGCCCGCGCCCAGGACGCGCTCCCCGAGGTCAGCGTCGAGATCGTCGACGACGCCCGCGGCCTCGCTGACCTCGCCCGGGGGTACGCCACCGTCGTCGCGCTCGACGACGCCTTCACCGGCGTCGAGGTCGACGGCGACGTGCGCGTCGAGCCCGACGCGCTGGACGACCCCGCCACCGTCGTCCCCGAGCGCACCCTCGCCTTCTTCGCCCACAACCGCGATCGCCTGCGGGCGGCCGTCGAGGTCCACCGCGTCGCCGAGATGGACCCGCCCTGCGACCTGGACGAACTCGCCGACGCGCTCGCCCGCATCGACGACGACGGCGACGTCGCCGACGACGACCGTCTCGAGCGGTTGCAGACCGCCGTCGACGACCTCGACGCCGCCGTCTCGACCGCCGAGAGCGTCGCCAACGACCGCCTCCGGGCGGCCATCGAGGAGCGCGACGTGACCATCGAGGGCGCCGACCTCCTCTCGCTGGTCGAGCAGGGCGCCGGCGTCGACTCCCTGCTCCAGCGCGAGCTCGCCGACGAGTACGCCGAAGCGGTCGACGACGCCCGCGACCACCTCGTCGACGCCCTCGGCCTGGACGACTACGCCGACATGGCTCGTCGGGCGTTCCCCGACCAGCCCACCTTCCCCGTCGAGCGCGACGAGGCGGTCGTCTCGCGGCTGCGCGAGGAACTCACCACCGCCCGCGACCGCCGCGCGACCCGCCTCAAGCGGGAGGTCGCGACCGACCTGGCCGACGCCCGCGAGGACGCCGAGGCGCTGGCCGAGGCCGCGCTCGAACTCGACGTCGAACTCGCGATCGCCCGGTTCGCCCGCGAGTACGACTGTACGATGCCGGAAGTCGGCGGCGAGGGGATCGCCATCGAGGGCGGCCGCTCGCCGCTTTTGGACGTGGCCTACGGGGAAGTCGACCCCGTCGACTACGGCGTCGAGGGCGTCGCCCTGTTGACGGGCGTCAACAGCGGCGGGAAGACGTCCGTGCTCGACCTGGTCGCGCTGACCGTCACGCTCGCGCACATGGGGTTGCCCGTCCCCGCCGACTCTGCCCGCGTCGAACACGTCGAGGAGTTGCACTACCACGCCAAGACTCAGGGGACGCTGGACGCCGGCGCCTTCGAGTCCACCCTCCGGGAGTTCGGGAGCCTGGTCGACGATATCCGGTCGGGCGACGGGGGGAGCGTGGTCGTCCTCGTCGACGAACTGGAGAGCATCACCGAGCCCGGCGCCAGCGCGAAGATCATGGCCGGCATCCTCGAAGCGTTCGACGCCACGGACGCCACCGCCGTCTTCGTCACCCACCTCGCCCGCGAGATCCGGGACGCCGCCCGCACCGAGCTGGCCGTCGACGGCATCGAAGCCGAGGGCCTGGTCGACGGCGAACTCGTGGTCGACCGCTCGCCGGTGAAGGACGTGCTCGCCCGCTCGACCCCGGAACTCATCGTCGAGAAGCTCGCCGACGAGCGCGACGGGTTCTACGTGGAACTGCTGGAGAAGTTCGAGTGA
- a CDS encoding ABC transporter ATP-binding protein, with translation MGVNAEGSSEPVPGDGAGDDSRHPVVWLFDEYARPYWKSFAGGLALSTSEQFPSRLQTVLIGVAIDAVLLGSGPFRLPLVPDAWLPTRQGAQLRLSLALLFGSFAAVAVLNFTSRRVLGRFTQAFQHEVRTEVFDTVQRLEMEYFDSHDTGEVMSVLNDDVQELQSLVGGVLARGLSLVTVAVASYAYLLWLNWQLAIVLSFVPVVLFGMSYGFSRWIEPKQLAVRERVGDLNSRLNNNIDGVSVIKAFGTESTERERVRDASRDHRAAQWDAHWASATMDPVTRAVSQLARVLTLVLGGVWVISGPPLFFTGVLTPGALYVFYRYVGSLMVAMQGVAEVVDAYQTGKAAATRLQGVVEHDAVVDRPDTRELADPDGAVTYDDVTFTYPSRDEPTLSNVSFDADPGETVGIVGPTGAGKSTVLKLLLRYYDADRGTIGVDGTDVRDVTVESLRDSIGYVSQDPFLFYGTVRENVAYARPEAADEAVVEAAKLAGAHEFVVDLPEEYDTMVGERGVKLSGGQRQRIAIARAILRDPAILVLDEATSHVDNETEVLIQRTLDELAADRTTFVVAHRLSTVRDADRILVVDDGEIAERGTHEQLLERDGLYANLWHVQVGDVTALPDAFLERVRRGESA, from the coding sequence ATGGGCGTGAACGCCGAGGGGTCGAGCGAGCCGGTGCCGGGCGACGGTGCGGGCGACGACTCGCGGCATCCGGTGGTGTGGTTGTTCGACGAGTACGCGCGGCCCTACTGGAAGTCGTTCGCCGGCGGATTGGCGCTGTCGACGTCGGAACAGTTCCCGTCCCGGCTCCAGACGGTGCTCATCGGCGTCGCCATCGACGCCGTCCTGCTCGGGAGCGGCCCGTTCCGACTGCCGCTGGTGCCGGACGCCTGGCTGCCGACGAGACAGGGCGCGCAGTTGCGCCTGTCGCTGGCCCTGCTGTTCGGGAGTTTCGCGGCCGTCGCCGTCCTGAACTTCACGAGCCGACGAGTGTTGGGTCGGTTCACCCAGGCGTTCCAGCACGAGGTCCGGACGGAGGTGTTCGACACCGTCCAGCGCCTGGAGATGGAGTACTTCGACAGCCACGACACCGGCGAGGTGATGAGCGTCCTCAACGACGACGTCCAGGAGCTGCAGTCGCTCGTCGGCGGCGTCCTCGCGCGCGGGCTCTCGCTGGTGACCGTCGCCGTCGCCTCCTACGCCTACCTGCTGTGGCTCAACTGGCAACTCGCGATCGTCCTCTCGTTCGTCCCGGTCGTCCTGTTCGGCATGAGCTACGGCTTCTCGCGGTGGATCGAGCCCAAACAGCTCGCCGTCCGCGAGCGCGTCGGCGACCTCAACAGCCGGCTGAACAACAACATCGACGGCGTCTCGGTCATCAAGGCGTTCGGCACCGAGTCGACCGAGCGCGAGCGCGTCCGCGACGCCTCCCGCGACCACCGAGCGGCCCAGTGGGACGCCCACTGGGCGTCGGCGACGATGGACCCCGTCACGCGAGCGGTCTCACAGCTCGCCCGCGTCCTCACGCTCGTTCTCGGCGGCGTCTGGGTCATCTCCGGCCCGCCGCTGTTTTTCACCGGCGTGCTCACGCCCGGCGCGCTGTACGTCTTCTACCGCTACGTCGGCTCGCTCATGGTGGCGATGCAGGGCGTCGCCGAGGTGGTCGACGCCTACCAGACCGGCAAGGCCGCCGCGACCAGGCTACAGGGCGTCGTCGAACACGACGCCGTCGTCGACCGCCCCGACACCCGCGAGCTGGCCGACCCCGACGGCGCAGTCACCTACGACGACGTGACGTTCACCTACCCCAGCCGTGACGAACCGACGCTCTCGAACGTCTCCTTCGACGCGGACCCGGGAGAGACGGTCGGGATCGTCGGCCCCACGGGAGCGGGCAAGTCGACGGTCCTGAAGCTCTTGCTCCGGTACTACGACGCCGACCGGGGGACGATCGGCGTCGACGGGACGGACGTGCGCGACGTGACCGTCGAGAGCCTCCGCGACTCGATCGGCTACGTCAGCCAGGACCCGTTCCTGTTCTACGGCACGGTGCGGGAGAACGTCGCCTACGCCAGGCCCGAGGCCGCCGACGAGGCGGTCGTCGAGGCGGCGAAACTCGCGGGCGCCCACGAGTTCGTCGTCGACCTTCCGGAGGAGTACGACACGATGGTCGGCGAACGCGGCGTGAAACTCTCGGGCGGCCAGCGCCAGCGGATCGCCATCGCCCGCGCCATCCTCCGCGACCCGGCGATCCTCGTCCTCGACGAGGCGACCAGCCACGTCGACAACGAGACCGAGGTCCTGATCCAGCGGACGCTGGACGAACTCGCGGCCGACCGCACCACCTTCGTCGTCGCCCATCGGCTCTCGACGGTGCGCGACGCCGACCGCATCCTCGTGGTCGACGACGGCGAGATCGCCGAACGCGGCACACACGAGCAACTACTGGAGCGGGACGGGCTCTACGCCAACCTCTGGCACGTCCAGGTCGGTGACGTGACCGCGCTGCCCGACGCGTTCTTAGAGCGCGTTCGTCGAGGTGAGTCGGCATGA
- a CDS encoding homing endonuclease associated repeat-containing protein, with product MARTERECIESLREAAKRLGDSPTKKEYVELGLTPAASTIMRILGGWNEAKERAGLETYSQGENGGFPVQPKPNGVDLPDDKVWEDLSGYQRWYYKNRESEIQKKEDRRETLRAWLHEFKREHCECRRCGAGHPACLDFHHTDSTEKELGVSEMISYGYAEESIRDEIDNCEVLCANCHRKEHYEVPASATTDP from the coding sequence ATGGCGAGAACGGAACGGGAGTGTATCGAATCGCTCCGGGAGGCCGCAAAGCGGCTGGGTGACTCTCCGACGAAGAAGGAGTACGTCGAACTCGGACTGACGCCGGCGGCTTCGACGATAATGCGGATACTCGGCGGTTGGAACGAAGCCAAGGAGCGGGCAGGACTGGAAACCTACTCGCAGGGCGAAAACGGTGGCTTCCCCGTTCAGCCGAAACCGAACGGGGTAGACCTTCCGGACGACAAAGTGTGGGAAGACCTGTCGGGATACCAGCGCTGGTACTACAAAAACAGGGAGTCCGAGATACAGAAGAAGGAAGACCGGCGGGAGACGCTGCGCGCCTGGCTCCACGAGTTCAAACGCGAGCACTGCGAGTGTCGTCGCTGCGGTGCCGGTCATCCGGCCTGTCTCGACTTTCACCACACCGATTCGACCGAGAAGGAACTGGGCGTCTCCGAGATGATCAGTTACGGATACGCGGAGGAGAGCATCCGCGACGAGATCGACAACTGCGAAGTGCTCTGTGCCAACTGCCACCGAAAGGAACACTACGAAGTTCCGGCCTCGGCCACGACAGACCCGTAG
- a CDS encoding DUF7858 family protein, which produces MGLSDIAAGIEVVDEQRAGGVATVDRVDDPLADRLEPFAEELPCSPGEAAALVDAYAAGKRVGAAARVAGVAPTDGAKALHLFGEHVSPVGPMGREIVADWLAGELPRTEAVELAGVSDGEFALAAFVETHDPIDGAMEAVAGALSVDDADTREALGETMDGPGETDF; this is translated from the coding sequence ATGGGGCTGTCGGACATCGCCGCGGGGATCGAGGTCGTCGACGAGCAGCGCGCGGGCGGGGTCGCCACCGTCGACCGCGTCGACGACCCGCTGGCCGACCGGCTGGAGCCGTTCGCCGAGGAGTTGCCCTGCTCGCCCGGCGAAGCCGCGGCGCTCGTCGACGCCTACGCCGCCGGCAAGCGCGTCGGCGCCGCCGCTCGCGTCGCCGGCGTCGCGCCCACCGACGGGGCGAAGGCGCTGCACCTGTTCGGCGAGCACGTCTCCCCCGTCGGCCCGATGGGCCGGGAGATCGTCGCCGACTGGCTGGCCGGGGAACTGCCCCGCACCGAAGCCGTCGAACTCGCCGGCGTGTCGGACGGGGAGTTCGCCCTCGCCGCCTTCGTCGAGACGCACGACCCCATCGACGGCGCGATGGAGGCCGTCGCGGGCGCGCTCTCGGTCGACGACGCGGACACGCGCGAGGCGCTCGGCGAGACGATGGACGGCCCCGGCGAGACGGACTTCTGA
- a CDS encoding queuosine precursor transporter, whose protein sequence is MSEPRPALSPAQVGLIGLFVTAIVTAQLTASKLLQFGLPFELPVVGGALVLPGAALAYALTFFASDCYSELYGRKAATVVVNVGFAMNVVMLVLVWTTIEAPALPQTEPGQIDLAAFRNVLGSSTAIVVASLSAYVVSQNWDVFVFHWIREATDGKYLWLRNIGSTATSQLVDTVIFVFVGFYFLGSTPLSGAVALVAGQYLFKLLVAVADTPFVYAVVAAVRSRKTASATAYAGSE, encoded by the coding sequence GTGAGCGAGCCCCGTCCCGCGCTCTCGCCGGCACAGGTCGGCCTGATCGGCCTGTTCGTCACCGCCATCGTGACCGCGCAGCTGACCGCCTCGAAGCTGCTGCAGTTCGGGCTCCCGTTCGAGTTGCCGGTCGTCGGCGGCGCCCTCGTCCTCCCGGGCGCGGCGCTGGCGTACGCGCTGACCTTCTTCGCCTCGGACTGTTACTCGGAGCTCTACGGCCGGAAGGCCGCCACCGTCGTCGTCAACGTCGGGTTCGCGATGAACGTCGTCATGCTCGTGCTCGTCTGGACCACCATCGAGGCGCCGGCGCTCCCCCAGACCGAACCCGGCCAGATCGACCTGGCGGCGTTCCGGAACGTGCTCGGCTCCAGCACCGCCATCGTCGTCGCCAGCCTCTCGGCGTACGTCGTCAGCCAGAACTGGGACGTCTTCGTCTTCCACTGGATCCGCGAGGCCACCGACGGGAAGTACCTCTGGCTCAGAAACATCGGTTCGACGGCCACCAGCCAGCTCGTCGACACGGTCATATTCGTCTTCGTCGGCTTCTACTTCCTCGGCTCGACGCCGCTGTCGGGCGCCGTCGCGCTCGTCGCCGGACAGTACCTCTTCAAGCTCTTGGTCGCCGTCGCCGACACTCCCTTCGTCTACGCCGTCGTCGCCGCCGTCCGCTCGCGGAAGACCGCCTCCGCGACCGCGTACGCCGGCTCGGAGTGA